From the genome of Solanum lycopersicum chromosome 12, SLM_r2.1:
CTCCACAATTTACAGGTTAGTAGACGATGACTGGCGTAACATGTCTCAAAGCTCTTGCATATTGTACTACCTTAGAGTTTTAGGAGTCACTTATACATATGAACAAACTTATCAGTCCTCTCggtcttcatggcatgcttatGTTTGGAGTAGCATAACTGTTATgcggaatttgatataatacgagaaaatataaacgcgaaaaccaagacaacagatttacgtggttcaccaataaattggctacgtccacgggaagagggggagcagttttattatggagaggcaagaacagaattacagaataggatttgtcatagcgtctatatatagtgctaagctacgccctaaaaggcttgggcccaacatacagaattgacagataattaagggcccaatacaacaataTTGTATACCGTCTggccgggggcgtctccgcGCCCCCCGgaccccaggccagggggcgcgtcgcccccctggacccccggactcgctgaccgggcagcgagacccctGTCCTTTCCGGTTGTAACGGGTttgattcaaggcattcaacaataACATTTCCCTGCACGGACACCACCGCCATCTAAAAAAATGGCATAACATTTTCCTGCCATTTATAGCCTCTTGAGATGTCAAAATGTGACAAATAATTTGAGACAGGCTGGGGTATAAAAGATATTCAATCCTCAAAGAGAAATCTTATCATCTCGTATCAGTTGATCCTTAATAAAAGAAACTGCTTGTGAGGATGACTATTGTTACATTTAACAATTGCTTGATCTCATATATATGCCACTGCAGGGATTTCTATTATTGAAGATGGAAATGAGGGTATTACTATGGAATTAGAGATGCAATGGGATGGGAATCCAAGCATAATACTCGATATCATGACTTATGTTGGTGTAGCATTACCAGTGCAGGTAATTAGTTTCACCATATGTTGCccggactctccaaaaatgtaGCCGCACCCGTGTCGGATTCTCCAACGTTGCACTACTTTTGGAGTATCTGGCACGCACCCGTCGACATTTTTTGAAGAATCCGAACAACATACTTTCACCTCAGAGCTGTGACACATACTTTAACTGCTTCACATGATATTTCTGCTGAGATGCAAATGTTTCTGTTATCTCTTTGAATACTCAAATTGAAGAACCCACTGGTATTACATGATGTCCTCAAGCCTGCGTCTATTGTTTCTGAAAGAGCTTGTACTTATCGAATATGTTTTCTATAAGAGCTTGTTGAAATGGGAACAAACAACTGTTTCAGCTTGACTAGTCTGTATTTGTGGCTTACACTTGCTAGTTATCGCATATGATTTTCATGGACATGCTTGTgcttttgtgtttttcttgggCTGAGCACAAAATGAAAAGTTAATGTCATTTTATTCCCTGTGATACGTCCTTAATAGTAATCTAGAAGAGTTGCACGGTTTAAGAGTGAATAATTGAAGACGCCAGTAATTTATCCacacaagtttatattttggttCCTGAAATATTTGTATCTTGCTATGGTCAAACTCTTATGAATCTGATTTTAACTTTGTGATTATTGTTCTCCTTTCATTTAGGTGAAAAACATCGCGTTTACTGGTATTTTCAGGCTCATCTTCAGGCCACTTGTTGATGAGTTTCCTTGCTTCGGAGCTGTATGTTATTCTCTAAGGCAGAAGGTGTATAAAcctcaaattttcttttatccttCATTTGCCTGTGTATCACTTTGGTGCATACATGCACATAGATCAATTTAAGCATATTATTGATACTTACCCTTGAACAATTTGGCATCATGTTGatacttaaaataaaagaaaattaagcaTGTTATTTACACAATCCAGAATTGAAGCTAAAgctatttcttttgttttaaattaaacaaatcaGTGTGATTAACATTTATAAAAAGAATCTCAACTCTTTTGTAAGTGCTACTGTCTTAGTTCTGCATTTCCCGTGTGTGTGCAGATGTCACTTACTTTTACCGGGATAAGGCTACTCACATGCATATCTCACACCTAAACTCTATAGGAAGAATGACAAGTACATTCGTTGTTTGCAGAAAAAGCTGGATTTTACGCTTAAAGTAATTGGTGGTGACATGACAGCAATTCCTGGCCTTTCTGATGCAATTGAGGTTTGGGCGAACTCTTACCACTAAATCTGTTTCTCTGTTTGATGTGGATGTAATTGTTCTTTGATAAAGTTGATGAGATGTAATGAAGGCCTACTGATGCCATGGATATTTGGCTGGCGTAGCCAAGCCTTATTTTGTTTCCCCTTATTCTCTCTCAGAAGAGAAACGGAAGGAACAGAAAGAAGTAAAAATTTTGAAGTAGTGGCTTAGTGTTATAACTACAAGGATAGGGTGTCTTTGTAGTGGTTAACTTCATCCTTGTTTAGGAAATCCGGGAGCTTGATTCACGACATGTTAACAAGATAAAACTATTTCTCATGTTTCTTTGGTAAACATTCTATGTTGTCTTGAACTTGCCTAAAACTTCTGTATTTCAATATGGATAACGGTATTTACTTGAAAAATGAAATGGCACATACTTTATGAGAATCAAGGAGTGTTGTGTGAAAATTTTCGAACAACAATTTGTTTCTTAGTGCATTCTTAGGACTATTCTCATTTGAGAAAAGAGAGGAACAACGAATTTGCTGCTTTGAGTTGTTTGCctgaacttgaatttttttttatgcagTCATAAAATAGAAAGCTTAGCAAATGTTAGTTATGATTTACTACACTCTAGGTGTACTAAAATGACTTTATTTCTCCAGGGAACCATCCGGGACGCTGTTGAAGACTCTATCACATGGCCAGTTCGAAAAGTTATTCCCATTTTACCTGGGGATTATAGGTATTGATAATGACAATGATGAATTCTTTGAACAATCTTGGTTTCACTGATCCACTTTATCTTTGGCCTGCCCCAATCTTGGTTCAAGTCGTTGGACCTCGGAAGGACCTTAGAATACTCCCTCCATTCCAACTTGTTTACCATTTTAGTCCGTTTAAAAAGGAATTCCTCTTTCCTTTTTTAGTAACTCTTTAACTctaactttccacgtgacatcTATAAGACCACAAGATCAAAGAACATTTGGATACATTCTATGtatctttaatttaagaccaCATGATTCGAATgttttcttttactttcttaaacttcgttcCAAGTCAAAACCAAGCAAACTAATTGAAACGAAGGGAGTACAAGATTTCCAAAAGCAGAATTAGGACTAAGATTTGAAGAGTAGTCCCCTCAACTTGTGTCGGACTTCCATCCATTTTGCGTTGAACTAGGAAAGTCAAAACGTTATGTCATGCAACTACGTATATATCTCATGTTCATATCGGAGCTGTAAAAGAAATTTTTCAGTGGATCATTTTGCATATGTATGTTAACTGAAAAAGACAAGTTTAACATTTAGATTTTGATTGGCAACTGCTTAATCCTTATTGATATCTATTTTCTTGTTTACCAGTGACCTTGAACTGAAGCCTACCGGAGTATTGGAGGTGAAACTTGTTCAAGCAAAGGAGTTAACAAATAAAGACATCATTGGAAAATCTGATCCTTTCGCTGTATTATATGTACGCCCTCTACGAGACAGAATGAAGAAGAGCAAAATAATTGTAAGTTATCTCTATTTCTCTGGAAAAGTTTCTTTAATTCATTCGATCAAGTTAAGATTGAAGTAAGAATCTTTATTTCAGAACAACGATTTGAACCCAATTTGGAATGAGCATTTTGAGTTTGTAGTCGAAGATCCATTGACACAACACTTGGTGGTAAAAATCTATGACGATGAAGGGCTTCAGTCAGCTGAACTAATTGGATGTGCCCATATATGTTTGAATGAGCTTGAGCCTGGTAAAGTGAAGGATATCTGGTTGAAGTTGGTGAAAGATTTGGAAATTCAGAGAGATCAGAAAAATAGGGGCCAGGTGACGACTCCGACTCCTTTTTACTTTCCATGGCTATGTCAGATGCATGCTGTAGTAGCTAGATATATACCACATATAGTACTTGTAAATTTGATGGAAAATATATGCACGACATCAAAAATGTTGGAAAGCTAGTGATTTTTCagcaataattatattaaacagCATTTTACTGTTCAAAATGAGTGCCTGTGGTACCCAGAGGATCCGAACTCCTTTTCAATTTTACTTTTCATGTATATACACTAGATGTTGAATCCCCTCGGCTTCCTGgtgaatttatttctttttattttgcattcCCTTATTGAAAATTCTAATAATGGCTCCGGCATTGTTGGCACCGATTGTCCTGTGAATAGTAATTGTTAGCAGAAAACATAGAATAGTCTCTGTGCTTGATGTGTTAACTGTTCTCATTATCTTTTGCCAGGTGCACTTGGAGCTATTGTACTGCCCGAATGGCATGAACAATGGGCTAAGTAACCCTTTTTCTCAAAATGAGTCAATGACTTCATTAGAGAGAGTTCTTAAAAACTCAGCAGAAGGAAAAGAAGCTAGTCCAAACGGAAGTGAAATCAACAATAGAAGAGAGGTAATAGTACGAGGGGTACTTTCTGTTACTGTGGTATCAGCTGATGATCTGCCCCCAGCTGATATAGGGGGGAAGGCTGACCCCTACGTCGTTCTGATCATGAAGAAGGCTCAAATCAAGAACAAAACCAGGGTATACTTTCTTCGTACTATTTAATTCTcggtaaatttatttataatgtttttccttttttcggTAAGTAGGAGAAGAAACAATATGCCATGATCCTCATTTTTGCATATGATCTCTATGTAGCCTTTGGCTCGTACTCTGTGTTATACACTCGATAAGTACAAATAATTGATTTCAACCCCAGTAAATGAAATGAATTGTTGGATAATGTCAAAGTCGAACAActtatcagaaaaaaaaaaaaccctgaACTTGAGCCCACAAGGTTCAAATCCTGAATCCACCTCTACTAATATTGAGTCTATGGGAACCACCAAGTTCGTATTATTCTTGTTTACAGTACTTTGCATCGAGCATCAACATTCATAACTAGATATATTGCTGAATGGTACTAACAATAACTACACCTCAATCCAAAGCAAATTAGGGTCGGCTATATGAATTTTCAGCATCCATGTCACAACATCGCTCatctaattttttatgataCTGATTATCACTTCCCAAAAAACTATCTAACGTTTATTATCTGCTTCCGTTAGGTTGTAAATGAAAGTCTAAACCCTGTATGGAATCAAACTTTTGACTTTGTTGTTGAGGATGGATTACATGATATGCTTATGCTGGAAGTCTGGGACCATGACACATTCGGAAAGGTAAGAGTATCTGCCCCTTGAATAATTTCCATATGATTATCCGATGAATATTTTTGGTCCTCACGCAATATATCATTAAGCACTTATTTAACATCATTAGTATCTTTCATCACCTCATAGCCTAACACGCCCATTACTTGTTTCACATTATTAGTAAACAATGAGCTAAATGATTATGTCAATATATCATTAAGCATTGGAAAACGCTTATGTAATGGGCATGTTGGCCTATGATCCATTGTTTAGCTCATCTTGATCCTTCCCATCTCAGTCGAGTGATCTTTGAGCGGACAACTCATATTGACCCGCTCAAATTTAGCCTAACCCGCCCATTTAACACCCCTACGTGCAAGTATGGAGAGTACACTTGTCATATCTTATTTCTTGATTATTGTATTGATACTTTTTTCGAATGCTTCCAACTTTCTTCACAGGATTTCATGGGAAGATGCATACTGACTTTAACAAGGGTTCTAATGGAAGGTGAATACAAAGACTCGTACGAATTAGCTGAGGCTAAATCAGGGAAACTGAACCTGCATCTCAAATGGAATCCACAGCCAATATACAGAGACCACTAATGATGAACATCAAACTTCAGGTTTACATTCTTGTTAGTTTGTACAGGGAGTAACATTTCTTTGATTCCCTAATAGACTGGGAACGACAACACGTATAATCGAATATTTCTGTACATGATTTATTATAAACAGAAGAGAGATATTGTAAAGCTGTGAAACTTTTGAACAGAAGCTGAAGTTGAAGCTGGACAAGAATAAAAATTGAGTAACTTTTCAAGTCGGAAGTTATTATGTACTACTAGCAACTCACTTTTTAGCCTTGGCTAATGACAATTTTTcatttgttgaagtgtgtgaCCATCTGAGTGtacttttatttacttaataatGTCTTCACCTCAACCTCGCGTGTGTGAGCTTGATTCATTGTAAATGGGGTAAGGATgtgaattttctttgttttgataATGGTTGGCATAGAAACTCGAACTAAGACCTCTGCCTACTATGATACCAAGTGTGATGgaccatctcatctaaaagtagattttttattcctttttggTTTCCCACTCGGTACCTGCTTTGGGTCTGACTAATTCGGATTCATGCTGGGAAGTCCCACTTTAGGGAGTAAAACGCTCCTTATCAAAAAGACTTCATATCCATAGGTCAAATTCGAGTCCTTTTGTTAAGGGTATATGAGTACTTATTGCTCCATTACAACCTTTAATGGCGGCTAAGATTTTTCTCTAAAGAAAAACTAGCCTATTAAATATAGGAACATTAATCATAATTCACAAGTTAAGTAAATGCATAGtgaatattcaaataaaataattcttcaGAAACTGAAATGATGCAGTAAACAGCACAAACTCTTatttgaatgataaatatttgGTGGAAAATAAGCCAAATAGTCCAATAACATACGCAGTATAATCCCACAACAAGGGTCTAGGGAGGGTAGTGTGTACGCAGACGTTTTCTgatagaccctcggctcaaatAATTAGCCAAATAGTCCAACAAAGCAAATAGATATTCAAACTTATTAGTTGTCATTGCCCATTGAGATATTAAAATCTATGGCCATAAAACTGCAGCTAATTTGAGAGTAAGTTGCAGAAATATGTTCTCACAGTTGTGCAGTTGAAGCTCTGTTTAAAATGAGTGAACGGAGACGATTTTGTTTCGACTTTCTCTGGTGATGATTCTGTCCCCTGCATGACCATAAATCGCGTGAGTTTAACTTTTATATACTGACAATGTAACTACTGATATTCGTTCTCGGAAAATAAGACAGATTATCTACTACAGTAAGTTAAAAGGAAAATTCAATTCAGATTCTTCCAGATGAAATATATTCTGCAAAGGTAGGAAGATCATACTGACCAGTACAGATTGTGTAACACGAATGAGTCGATTTTAACTTTCTTTCCATCGTCATTTCTGTTCCAAT
Proteins encoded in this window:
- the LOC101262491 gene encoding synaptotagmin-5-like, producing MSFVLGVVFGIAFGLAIIVAFVKSENARSKQRTDLASGIAAFARMTVEDSRKIFTPEQYPSWVVFSNQQKLAWLNSHLEKIWPYVDEAASELVKSSVEPILEQYRPVILASLKFSKFTLGTVAPQFTGISIIEDGNEGITMELEMQWDGNPSIILDIMTYVGVALPVQVKNIAFTGIFRLIFRPLVDEFPCFGAVCYSLRQKKKLDFTLKVIGGDMTAIPGLSDAIEGTIRDAVEDSITWPVRKVIPILPGDYSDLELKPTGVLEVKLVQAKELTNKDIIGKSDPFAVLYVRPLRDRMKKSKIINNDLNPIWNEHFEFVVEDPLTQHLVVKIYDDEGLQSAELIGCAHICLNELEPGKVKDIWLKLVKDLEIQRDQKNRGQVHLELLYCPNGMNNGLSNPFSQNESMTSLERVLKNSAEGKEASPNGSEINNRREVIVRGVLSVTVVSADDLPPADIGGKADPYVVLIMKKAQIKNKTRVVNESLNPVWNQTFDFVVEDGLHDMLMLEVWDHDTFGKDFMGRCILTLTRVLMEGEYKDSYELAEAKSGKLNLHLKWNPQPIYRDH